In one window of Lacticaseibacillus casei DSM 20011 = JCM 1134 = ATCC 393 DNA:
- the rpsA gene encoding 30S ribosomal protein S1 encodes MSDNNVNENTETMADALKSVTTVKIGDTVKADVLAVEDKQLIVGIEGTGVEGVVPIKELSTQPIDDIHDVAKVGDKLDLVVLSTVGKDKENGQFLLSKRRLEAQKVWKEIQAKYEAGETITAPVTSVVKGGLVVNAGVRGFVPASMVEDHFVEDLNQYKGKELEFKIIEIEPSENRLILSHRAIVEASKAEARKEIFAKIQPGDVVEGKVARLTNFGAFVDLGGVDGLVHVSEISFDHVDKPSDVLKVGQEIKVKVLNVDPDRNRISLSIKATLPQPWDNIEEKAPAGSVLTGTVKRLTTFGAFVEVFPGVEGLVHISQISHEHVATPADVLKEGQEVKVKVLSVDPDAHRLALSIKALQDRPAGASEAPSHEGGNNNGNNERRRSSRPRRGNDRHQSTSIPAEYQQDDSGFSLGDILGDALKDAAKGKNDDQDDNK; translated from the coding sequence ATGAGTGATAATAACGTTAATGAGAACACCGAAACAATGGCGGACGCCCTTAAGAGTGTCACTACAGTAAAGATTGGTGACACTGTTAAGGCAGATGTCCTTGCTGTTGAAGATAAACAATTGATCGTTGGGATCGAAGGAACAGGCGTCGAAGGCGTGGTCCCGATCAAGGAGTTATCAACTCAGCCAATCGATGACATTCACGATGTTGCCAAGGTCGGCGACAAACTTGATTTAGTTGTGCTTTCAACGGTTGGCAAAGATAAAGAAAATGGTCAGTTCTTGCTGTCCAAGCGCCGTCTTGAAGCACAAAAGGTTTGGAAAGAAATCCAGGCTAAATATGAAGCCGGCGAAACCATCACGGCACCTGTCACCAGCGTTGTCAAAGGTGGCTTGGTTGTCAATGCCGGTGTTCGTGGCTTTGTCCCGGCATCAATGGTTGAAGATCACTTTGTTGAAGATCTCAATCAATATAAAGGCAAAGAACTCGAATTTAAGATTATTGAAATCGAACCTAGTGAAAACCGCTTGATTCTTTCGCATCGGGCTATTGTTGAAGCAAGTAAGGCTGAAGCACGCAAAGAAATCTTTGCTAAGATTCAACCAGGCGATGTCGTTGAAGGTAAGGTTGCTCGGTTGACCAACTTTGGTGCCTTTGTTGATCTCGGCGGTGTGGATGGTTTGGTTCATGTGTCTGAAATTTCATTCGACCATGTTGATAAGCCAAGTGATGTCTTGAAGGTTGGTCAAGAGATTAAGGTTAAGGTTTTGAATGTTGATCCTGACCGTAATCGGATCTCCTTGTCCATCAAGGCAACCTTGCCACAGCCATGGGATAATATTGAAGAAAAAGCACCGGCTGGCTCAGTTTTGACCGGCACGGTTAAGCGTTTGACGACATTTGGCGCATTTGTCGAAGTATTCCCTGGTGTCGAAGGCCTTGTTCATATTTCCCAGATTTCACATGAACATGTTGCAACGCCAGCAGATGTTTTAAAGGAAGGCCAAGAAGTGAAGGTTAAAGTGCTGTCAGTTGACCCTGACGCACACCGCTTGGCATTGTCCATCAAAGCATTGCAGGATCGTCCGGCAGGCGCCAGCGAAGCGCCATCGCACGAAGGCGGCAATAACAACGGCAACAACGAACGTCGCCGCTCATCCCGTCCGCGTCGTGGCAATGATCGTCATCAGTCGACATCGATTCCTGCTGAGTATCAGCAAGATGATTCCGGCTTCTCACTTGGTGATATCTTGGGCGATGCGTTGAAAGACGCTGCTAAAGGTAAGAACGATGATCAGGATGACAACAAGTAA
- the cmk gene encoding (d)CMP kinase, producing the protein MQIAIDGPASAGKSTIAKLVAKKLGFIYCDTGAMYRTVTYMALKDQLPLDDEAAIMQHLAKMVIRFAPGETEQRVFMNDEDVTLAIREPDVTNNVSQVSALPRVRTELVKRQRDIAATHDIVMDGRDIGTTVLPNAALKIFMVASVTERAKRRYKENIQKGITTPLATLEAEIAERDRKDSHRAVSPLRQASDAIRIDTTNMSIDEVVARILALVAETKTQ; encoded by the coding sequence ATGCAGATTGCGATCGACGGCCCGGCAAGTGCCGGCAAAAGTACCATTGCAAAACTTGTCGCCAAGAAATTGGGCTTTATTTATTGCGATACCGGTGCGATGTATCGTACCGTCACATATATGGCGCTTAAGGATCAATTACCGCTGGACGATGAAGCAGCCATTATGCAGCATCTCGCCAAGATGGTGATTCGGTTTGCCCCCGGCGAAACGGAACAACGGGTTTTCATGAATGACGAGGACGTGACGCTGGCCATTCGTGAACCCGATGTGACGAATAATGTGTCCCAGGTTTCCGCGTTACCGCGCGTGCGAACCGAATTGGTCAAGCGGCAGCGTGATATTGCGGCGACTCATGATATTGTGATGGATGGCCGTGATATCGGGACAACCGTTTTGCCAAACGCTGCTTTGAAAATTTTCATGGTAGCGTCAGTTACAGAGCGTGCTAAGCGGCGCTATAAAGAAAATATTCAAAAGGGGATCACGACGCCGCTGGCAACACTTGAAGCAGAAATTGCCGAGCGGGACCGTAAAGATTCCCATCGGGCTGTGTCGCCGTTACGGCAGGCGTCTGACGCGATTCGGATCGATACGACGAATATGTCAATTGATGAGGTCGTGGCGCGGATTCTTGCATTAGTGGCAGAAACGAAAACGCAGTAG
- the der gene encoding ribosome biogenesis GTPase Der yields MVLPTLAIVGRPNVGKSTIFNRILGERVSIVEDTPGVTRDRIYGKSEWLGKEFAVIDTGGIDLGDEPFLSQIKDQAEIAIEEADVILFLTSVEAGVTDADERVAQILYRAKKPVVLAVNKVDNPERRQDIYDFYSLGFGEPFPLSGTHGIGLGDVLDAVLAAFPKEANSVEDDSIKFSLIGRPNVGKSSLVNAILGENRVIVSPIEGTTRDAIDTKFEADGETFTMIDTAGIRKRGKVYENTEKYAVLRALRAIDRSDVVLVVINAEEGIREQDKKVAGYAHEAGRGIIIVVNKWDTVEKDNHTMKDFENLIRQEFQYLDYAPIIFVSAKTKQRLQSLPAMIVEVSENQTRRIQSSVLNDVLMDAITVTPTPTVNGKRLRIYYMTQVAVKPPTFVVFVNDPDLLHFSYERFLINQLRQAFDFSGTPIHVIARQRK; encoded by the coding sequence ATGGTTTTACCAACACTTGCCATTGTCGGCCGGCCCAACGTCGGTAAATCGACTATTTTTAATCGGATTCTCGGTGAACGGGTTTCGATTGTTGAAGATACGCCAGGCGTCACGCGTGACCGGATTTACGGTAAAAGCGAATGGTTAGGCAAAGAATTCGCGGTCATTGATACTGGCGGGATTGATCTCGGCGATGAGCCGTTTCTGTCCCAAATTAAAGATCAGGCTGAAATTGCCATTGAGGAGGCCGATGTGATTCTGTTTCTGACCAGTGTCGAAGCAGGTGTCACTGACGCTGATGAACGGGTGGCACAGATACTTTATCGAGCGAAAAAGCCGGTTGTTTTGGCTGTAAACAAAGTCGATAATCCAGAGCGCCGGCAGGATATCTATGACTTTTATTCATTAGGCTTTGGCGAACCATTTCCGCTTTCCGGTACCCATGGCATCGGTTTAGGCGATGTTTTGGATGCTGTTTTGGCGGCGTTCCCCAAAGAAGCCAATTCAGTTGAAGACGATAGTATTAAGTTCAGTCTGATTGGCCGCCCGAATGTCGGGAAGTCATCGCTTGTGAATGCTATTCTAGGGGAGAATCGCGTCATCGTGAGTCCCATTGAAGGCACAACGCGCGACGCCATCGACACCAAGTTTGAAGCCGATGGCGAAACATTTACAATGATTGATACCGCCGGGATTCGTAAACGCGGCAAGGTTTACGAAAATACGGAAAAATACGCCGTACTGCGGGCTTTACGTGCGATTGACCGATCAGATGTGGTTTTGGTCGTCATTAATGCGGAAGAAGGCATTCGCGAACAGGACAAGAAAGTCGCCGGTTATGCCCATGAAGCTGGACGCGGTATTATTATCGTGGTGAATAAATGGGATACGGTCGAAAAAGATAATCACACCATGAAAGATTTTGAGAATTTGATTCGCCAGGAATTCCAATATCTGGATTATGCGCCGATAATTTTTGTCTCAGCTAAGACCAAACAACGTTTACAGAGCTTGCCAGCTATGATCGTCGAGGTTTCAGAAAACCAAACCCGGCGAATTCAGAGTAGCGTGTTGAATGATGTCTTGATGGATGCCATTACTGTCACACCAACACCGACAGTTAATGGGAAACGCTTGCGAATTTACTATATGACGCAAGTGGCCGTCAAACCGCCAACTTTCGTGGTTTTCGTGAATGATCCTGATTTATTGCACTTTTCTTACGAGCGGTTTCTCATAAACCAGTTGCGTCAGGCATTTGATTTTAGCGGGACGCCGATTCACGTCATTGCCCGTCAACGTAAATAA
- a CDS encoding LysM peptidoglycan-binding domain-containing protein yields the protein MAEKDKHQHDSADQEHKRDDQNKPWETLFDDDRDDQGNLSRLATRKKRQGSSKFTWILAIILILLVLSPIIYVKVWGSQGSSGSNLSNDKVVIQSAKKASHRSKVKKSEKSSKAAKASSASTKEASSQQPSTQHVASKEATTATSTTAPSSQAPSVASTAPSQASTASTAANSYTVMSGDNLYRIARNHNMSLDELLQLNGLSANSSLTPGTVLKVK from the coding sequence ATGGCCGAAAAAGATAAACACCAACATGACAGTGCGGATCAAGAACATAAGCGTGACGATCAAAACAAGCCTTGGGAAACTCTTTTCGATGATGATCGTGATGACCAAGGCAATTTAAGTCGATTGGCCACCCGTAAAAAACGCCAAGGCAGCTCAAAATTTACATGGATTTTGGCAATTATTTTGATTTTGCTCGTTTTATCGCCAATTATTTACGTCAAGGTTTGGGGCAGCCAAGGTAGCAGTGGCTCAAATTTGTCAAATGATAAAGTGGTGATTCAGAGCGCCAAGAAAGCCAGCCATCGATCAAAGGTTAAAAAATCCGAAAAGTCTTCTAAAGCGGCAAAGGCTTCTTCAGCTTCTACGAAAGAAGCAAGCAGTCAGCAGCCGTCGACTCAACATGTGGCAAGTAAAGAAGCTACAACTGCTACTTCGACAACTGCTCCCTCTTCCCAAGCACCTAGTGTCGCATCTACAGCGCCGAGTCAGGCCAGTACTGCTAGCACTGCAGCTAACTCGTACACGGTGATGTCCGGGGATAATCTTTACCGGATTGCCCGTAACCATAATATGTCGTTGGATGAACTTTTGCAGTTGAACGGCCTTAGCGCCAATTCCAGTCTGACACCCGGAACCGTTTTAAAAGTGAAATAA
- a CDS encoding HU family DNA-binding protein: MANKAELIESVATATGLTKKDATAAVDAVFGSIQDSLSKGDKVQLIGFGNFEVRERAARKGRNPQTGAEIKIPASKVPAFKPGKALKDAVK, encoded by the coding sequence ATGGCAAATAAAGCAGAATTGATCGAAAGCGTTGCAACTGCAACCGGTTTGACCAAGAAGGACGCAACCGCAGCTGTTGATGCAGTTTTCGGTTCCATCCAGGATTCCCTTTCAAAGGGTGACAAGGTTCAATTAATCGGCTTTGGTAACTTCGAAGTTCGTGAGCGTGCTGCTCGTAAGGGTCGCAACCCACAAACCGGTGCCGAGATCAAGATCCCAGCATCTAAAGTACCAGCATTCAAGCCTGGTAAAGCACTCAAGGATGCCGTTAAATAA